The Deltaproteobacteria bacterium genome contains the following window.
AATCAAAAGAGACCGAGATCAATCTGCCTTCATCCAGATACGATCCGGAAACCTGCACCGAGGCCGCGACCAGAATCGGGGTTGAGGTGTACTTCTTGGCCGTTTTTTTGGAGGCCAGAATAACCGCAGCGGCACCATCCCCACGGGGACAACATTGGGGAAGGGTCAGGGGATCACAAATGATGCGATCGTTTAATACTTCTTCCAGGGTAACCGCTTTGGTGAGTTGCGCTTCGGGGTTCATGGCCCCGAATTTGCGATTTTTAACAGCCACCAGAGCGATCTGTTCCCTGGTGGTGCCGAACTGACTCATGTGTCTTCGGGCAATCATGGCAAACAGTCCCGGAGCGGAATAGCCCATGTCCCCTTCCCGTTCGGCATGCTGCCTCCCCGTAAATATATTGAGCATCATACTGGAATCGGCCACGGTCATCTGCTCGACCCCAAAGGCAATGGCGATATCACAATATCCGGTAGCGACCTTGTACCAGGCCTCCCGGAAGGCATTCGTACCGGTAGCACAGCCATTCTCGACCCGGCTTATAGGTATCCTGGTAATGCCTAATTCCCGCAGCACGTCATGGCCTATCAATAAACCCTGTCCCCACTCCCATTGCATGGCGTTTCCGACATAAGCCAGTTGGATGTCTTTGGGTTTTATATTGGCGTCCCTGATGGCCTTTAAACAGGCCTCCTCTCCCAATTCCCGGAGCGACAAATGGGGGTATTTACCGAATTTTGTTCCCCCGATACCGATGATGGCTACCTCTCTCACGATTGTTCTCCCTCTTTTTTTACGGGCCGGAATTTATACCCGGCGATGCTGTTTCCGTCCGAATCCTTTTTGATCTCTTCAATGACCATCTCCATGGGCATATCCACTTTCAGGTCTTCGTATTGACAACCGGTAATCAAGGTATAAAGCTTGATCTGTTCGGGTAGGTCGATAAATCCCATGATGAAGGGCTTCGTAAGGTCGGTGGGCCCCATGACCGACAGAGCATAGGTATACAAAATCCCTTTTTTACTCAAAGGGACTTCCTCCAGTTTCCCATCAAAACATCGGGGACAGACTGTTTTGGGCGGAAAAAAAACCTTATTGCAGTCGATACATCGTGTGGCCATTAAAGACCATTCATCACCTTGTTTTTTAAACCATCGTTCTTCGATAAATTTTTCATTATTTATGGTCATTTTATCTCCGGAATATTTTGTAAAATAGTTGATGATTGGGATTGCATGGAATATGCCAAGCCTTCATTCATGTAACCATTTAAAATCGTTATTTTATTTTTCATTAAAACAAGGTCTGAATTTAAATGACTTTATAAGGTCACACTGAATGCCTTTATTGCGTCATTTTATGCAAATAAGGAAAAACGAGGTCTTCTTAAGAAGAAAATGGTAATCGGTTTTGGATCAGGAAGGAAATGATTCGCTCTCCTCTTAAGCCCGCCGAACGCCGACGATAAACCATTTGAAATGTAACTAATTAAAATAATACGATTAATATTGTAAAAGTCCTGCCATTCTTTTTTTAACAACCCTGTCATTTATTCTTCTCCGGTATATTTTAAATAAATAAGACCGATATTTTTAGACTTCATTGCGTCATTTCCTATTGACAATGAATAAAAAATTAAGTTTAATAATTATTACTGAATTCATGGAAACTTGTCATTCCCGTGCAGGCAGAGATTTTAACGTAGTTATTTTTTTACATTTACAGTCTTACGAATTAGTACTACAGCGTATTTTTTTGCTAATGCGCCCCTTAACCGTCATTCCGGCATGCTTTAAGCCGGAATCCAGGGATTTTGATTTCCCATTTTTCCGAAAAACCTGGATTCCCGATAAAGAAATTCGGGAATGACGGGAAAAGTGTCGCTGTAGTATTAGAAGTATTCGAGACCATTGATTAACTCGCAATTTTTTTGTAAAATAAAATATGGCGGTAATTTCTGAAGCTTGGTTTTAGCCGAAAACGGGGAAGCCTCTAAAAATAGGCCATTTCGAATCATATCCCTATGGGGCACCATGAATCATGAAAATGGGTTTTCCTGGATCTTGAACCCTGAACCTTGAACCGTTTTTTCGACTGAGGACAAAGTCATGGAAAGAAATCCGATTCATCTCCCTGCCGACCAATGGAATTTTCTATCCGTACTTCAGGCTTTTAAAGAACCGACACCACTTCCGATCATCCAGTCCCTGGCCGGCCTTTCGGACAGCCATTTGGGCGATTGCCTGAAAAGTACCGCCAAATTGAATCTGATCGATCAGTCGGAAGGCAACCGGATCACCCTCCAAAAAAAAATTCCCGAATCCATTCAAAAAAGATTAGGCCTGATCAATAATAAAAAA
Protein-coding sequences here:
- a CDS encoding thiolase family protein, whose protein sequence is MREVAIIGIGGTKFGKYPHLSLRELGEEACLKAIRDANIKPKDIQLAYVGNAMQWEWGQGLLIGHDVLRELGITRIPISRVENGCATGTNAFREAWYKVATGYCDIAIAFGVEQMTVADSSMMLNIFTGRQHAEREGDMGYSAPGLFAMIARRHMSQFGTTREQIALVAVKNRKFGAMNPEAQLTKAVTLEEVLNDRIICDPLTLPQCCPRGDGAAAVILASKKTAKKYTSTPILVAASVQVSGSYLDEGRLISVSFDSDVRGAQAAYETAGLGPEDMDLAEVHDCFSSAEILHYEDLGFCPKGEGGHFIEEGHSDLGGKIPVNTSGGLLSKGHIIGATGISQIIELVRQLRGQAGPRQVKGAKVALQHNGGGFIHTDTASCFINILKK
- a CDS encoding OB-fold domain-containing protein is translated as MTINNEKFIEERWFKKQGDEWSLMATRCIDCNKVFFPPKTVCPRCFDGKLEEVPLSKKGILYTYALSVMGPTDLTKPFIMGFIDLPEQIKLYTLITGCQYEDLKVDMPMEMVIEEIKKDSDGNSIAGYKFRPVKKEGEQS